The proteins below are encoded in one region of Paenibacillus albus:
- a CDS encoding glycosyltransferase — translation MSDIPLISVVIPCYNYGEFLGEAIDSVLNSTFQDVEIIVVDDGSTDPVTTAMLSALTKPKTRVIKQRNQGVAAARNSGILAARGTYILPLDSDDLIHPTFLEKAFWIMELFPRIGFVSPWVKAFGTENWVHDAPQYSFYTQLSRNITCGTSLFRKEACIQAGGYKSGFVVMGYEDWDFWISLGEKGWHGYQIFERLFLYRRHGRSMVHEAIDHHEQLVEQIKARHPMLYQEDYMEALNRKWELSPLLDMSPRILKGSAWHHYSTKPMTARLPKWLLLVPQTRRDRLSARCLNFIDGLHADYYSVTMVATEFIKDSDVDEFSWLTSDIFHLSLYVPKIELKLDIMERLISKLIVTRGIDRIFLLGSRQGHYLLPYIQNGFPRIPIEVIE, via the coding sequence ATGTCTGATATTCCGCTCATTAGCGTCGTCATTCCATGCTATAACTACGGGGAATTTTTGGGAGAAGCGATTGATTCTGTCCTGAATTCGACGTTCCAAGACGTTGAAATAATCGTGGTCGATGACGGTTCGACCGATCCGGTGACGACGGCCATGTTATCCGCCTTAACGAAACCGAAGACGCGTGTCATCAAGCAGAGGAATCAAGGAGTGGCTGCGGCTAGAAATAGCGGCATTTTAGCAGCGAGGGGCACTTATATTTTGCCGCTTGATTCAGACGATTTGATTCACCCGACATTTTTGGAGAAGGCATTTTGGATTATGGAGCTCTTTCCGAGGATCGGCTTTGTTTCTCCTTGGGTGAAAGCTTTCGGTACGGAGAATTGGGTCCACGACGCCCCTCAATACAGCTTCTATACCCAGCTGTCCCGCAATATCACGTGCGGAACGTCATTGTTTCGTAAGGAAGCCTGCATTCAAGCGGGCGGCTATAAGTCCGGGTTTGTGGTCATGGGTTACGAGGATTGGGATTTCTGGATATCGCTCGGCGAAAAGGGTTGGCATGGTTATCAAATTTTCGAACGGCTCTTCTTGTACCGAAGACATGGACGATCCATGGTCCATGAAGCGATCGATCACCATGAACAGCTGGTCGAGCAAATCAAGGCTCGCCATCCGATGCTGTATCAAGAGGATTATATGGAGGCATTAAATCGGAAGTGGGAGCTCTCGCCGCTGCTGGATATGAGCCCGCGCATCTTGAAGGGAAGCGCCTGGCATCATTATTCGACCAAGCCGATGACCGCAAGGCTGCCGAAGTGGTTGCTGCTCGTGCCTCAGACGCGAAGAGACCGCCTATCCGCCCGCTGCTTGAATTTCATAGATGGGCTGCATGCCGACTACTACTCGGTCACCATGGTTGCTACCGAATTTATAAAGGACTCGGATGTGGATGAGTTTAGTTGGTTGACCAGCGATATATTTCATCTGTCGCTGTACGTTCCCAAAATCGAACTGAAGCTTGACATCATGGAGAGGCTAATCTCCAAACTTATCGTTACCCGTGGGATCGACCGCATTTTTCTGCTCGGATCGCGTCAAGGCCATTACTTGCTGCCCTATATTCAAAACGGGTTCCCGCGCATTCCGATCGAAGTCATTGAATGA
- a CDS encoding NAD-dependent epimerase/dehydratase family protein, whose translation MKFLVTGGAGFIGSHLVQALLLQGHKVITLDDLSTGREAFLQEVLAHDNHTFIQDSVQNRRVIKQCIDRVDAVFHLAAILGVKNTLEDPVKVIEGNIDGTRHVLELAFRRGIKVVFASTSEIYGKNASLPFSETSDRVYGAPSIHRWCYATAKSIDEHLCFAFADKGLPVTVLRYFNAYGPRQTNSQYGMVIPRFIHAALREEPLLVYGNGSQSRCFTYVDDMVRGTINALGHKANGLAFNIGSNRPITVLQLARMIVRMTDSDSMLQFMSYDEAYGKGYEDMPARIPDLTRSGAVLGFTSLVSLEEGLERTIRWSQGHGGA comes from the coding sequence ATGAAATTTCTTGTAACCGGAGGTGCGGGGTTCATCGGATCCCATCTAGTGCAGGCTTTACTGCTGCAGGGACACAAGGTTATCACGCTTGATGATTTGTCAACAGGCAGAGAAGCGTTCCTGCAAGAAGTGCTTGCTCATGATAACCATACTTTTATCCAGGACTCTGTTCAGAATCGCCGTGTAATCAAGCAATGCATAGATCGAGTAGATGCTGTATTCCATTTAGCGGCAATCCTTGGCGTGAAAAATACGTTAGAGGATCCCGTTAAGGTCATCGAAGGGAATATAGACGGAACGAGGCATGTCTTGGAGTTAGCTTTTCGGAGAGGGATCAAGGTCGTATTCGCTTCGACGTCGGAAATATACGGCAAGAATGCAAGTCTTCCGTTCTCGGAAACTTCGGATCGGGTTTATGGAGCGCCGTCCATCCATCGGTGGTGCTATGCGACGGCCAAATCCATTGACGAGCACTTATGCTTCGCGTTCGCCGATAAAGGATTGCCTGTCACCGTACTTCGATACTTTAACGCGTATGGTCCGAGGCAAACGAACTCGCAATACGGGATGGTTATCCCTAGGTTCATTCATGCTGCGCTAAGAGAAGAGCCTCTCCTCGTCTATGGGAACGGGTCTCAGTCCCGCTGTTTCACCTATGTGGACGATATGGTGAGAGGCACCATAAACGCCCTTGGGCACAAGGCTAACGGACTCGCTTTCAATATCGGATCGAATCGTCCGATCACGGTGCTCCAATTAGCACGCATGATCGTTAGAATGACAGACTCGGATTCAATGCTTCAATTCATGTCCTATGATGAAGCCTATGGGAAGGGCTATGAAGACATGCCGGCCCGAATCCCGGATCTAACTCGTTCAGGCGCAGTCTTGGGATTCACTTCACTTGTCTCCTTGGAAGAAGGGCTCGAACGTACGATCCGCTGGTCCCAGGGGCATGGAGGCGCTTAG
- a CDS encoding GT-D fold domain-containing glycosyltransferase — protein sequence MAYQELNTGQVMDRILYALDHQLPLSVISVGVTETHVLAQYVVYSEDQFMNHPEAHVANHPNVTRRGHVHRGITFPNIEARDAALEAVRNADIVGINIRVSRSGEFTRHVFDVYGIVPSFVFEAYTRRVIMISQQQKFHDMLANRKIIIVCSYAEEVKEALCNQLKTKLNFQITGTIKIERYEDLPRVKQEILACDFDLCLIAAGINAVILAPYIARELGKVAFDIGQGMETLITGKIEGEYWLSTQIELTKLLEM from the coding sequence TTGGCTTATCAAGAACTGAATACCGGGCAAGTCATGGATCGAATCTTGTATGCGCTTGACCACCAATTGCCGCTCTCTGTCATATCCGTGGGGGTTACCGAAACGCATGTCCTGGCTCAATATGTGGTTTATTCGGAGGATCAATTCATGAACCATCCGGAAGCACATGTTGCGAATCATCCTAACGTAACAAGAAGAGGGCATGTGCATCGCGGGATTACGTTTCCAAACATAGAGGCTCGCGATGCAGCGTTAGAAGCGGTGAGAAATGCGGATATCGTCGGAATCAACATTCGGGTATCAAGGTCGGGGGAATTTACCAGACATGTATTTGATGTCTATGGTATTGTGCCGAGTTTTGTATTTGAGGCCTATACAAGACGAGTCATTATGATTTCTCAGCAACAGAAATTCCACGACATGTTAGCGAATAGAAAAATAATCATCGTCTGCAGCTATGCGGAAGAGGTTAAAGAAGCGCTCTGCAATCAGCTCAAGACTAAGCTCAATTTCCAAATTACAGGAACGATCAAGATCGAGCGGTATGAGGATCTCCCACGGGTAAAACAGGAAATACTTGCATGCGATTTTGATTTATGTTTGATTGCTGCCGGTATTAATGCAGTCATTCTAGCGCCATATATCGCACGAGAGCTAGGGAAAGTTGCGTTTGATATCGGACAGGGCATGGAAACGTTAATCACCGGCAAAATCGAAGGGGAGTATTGGCTTTCCACACAAATCGAGTTAACTAAACTCTTGGAAATGTAA
- a CDS encoding GT-D fold domain-containing protein: MEYRDNRYFSNDFSYERYLLTTEEVMGCIEDAVRDGKPYSLARFGHAEIAELRIFPDFYNGMTYYRRYNGLAGQNIRAELIKAFTSATTAGILPTSENASGAEYSQRTFLDLGLGFYTICSAWVTHHMTRLPYFWPWMQQYRVVLVGRRAAEAAPVFQSNGVSVVDTVNLEGYDQLETAYEQLRGNKEWQIALIAAGIPATLLAPRLASETGRVAIDFGHALDLLVDGQDGFDFEALVRNLR; the protein is encoded by the coding sequence ATGGAGTACAGGGATAATCGATATTTTTCTAATGATTTCAGCTACGAGCGTTATCTTCTTACGACGGAAGAAGTAATGGGCTGCATCGAAGATGCCGTAAGGGATGGCAAACCGTATTCGCTGGCTCGTTTCGGTCACGCCGAAATTGCCGAGCTGCGGATTTTTCCCGATTTCTATAATGGCATGACCTATTATCGCAGGTATAACGGCCTTGCCGGCCAGAACATTCGCGCGGAGCTGATTAAGGCTTTTACTTCCGCGACGACAGCAGGCATTCTCCCAACCAGCGAGAACGCCTCGGGTGCGGAATATTCCCAAAGGACGTTTCTGGATCTTGGGCTGGGCTTCTATACCATTTGCTCGGCCTGGGTTACGCATCATATGACAAGACTTCCTTATTTCTGGCCGTGGATGCAGCAGTACCGTGTCGTCCTGGTCGGACGTAGAGCAGCAGAGGCTGCGCCGGTATTTCAAAGCAATGGCGTGAGCGTTGTCGATACCGTGAACCTGGAAGGCTACGACCAGTTGGAGACGGCGTATGAGCAGCTGCGAGGCAACAAGGAATGGCAGATCGCGCTTATCGCGGCAGGCATTCCAGCGACCCTTCTGGCTCCGCGCTTGGCGAGCGAGACCGGCAGGGTAGCGATTGATTTCGGTCATGCGCTGGATTTGCTTGTCGACGGGCAAGACGGATTTGATTTTGAAGCGTTAGTCAGGAACTTGAGGTGA
- a CDS encoding glycosyltransferase family 2 protein: MRMESEVTVIIPTYNAGSFLKEAILTVFRQTYEHWKLIVVDDASTDESISLVKPYLADPRVTYLCNEWNLGQSKTMNVGLAAVTTPYVIQLDADDWFFPYTLEVLLAEVRKQPEHVGLISGNINSISINPSGGFFLIS; encoded by the coding sequence ATGCGGATGGAATCGGAAGTGACGGTAATCATCCCTACGTATAATGCGGGAAGTTTCTTAAAGGAAGCGATATTAACCGTATTTAGGCAGACCTACGAGCATTGGAAGCTCATTGTGGTCGATGATGCATCTACGGATGAAAGCATTTCGCTTGTTAAGCCTTATCTCGCGGATCCTCGCGTTACGTACTTGTGCAACGAGTGGAACCTCGGTCAATCGAAAACGATGAATGTCGGTTTGGCTGCCGTAACAACGCCATATGTCATCCAGCTGGATGCGGACGACTGGTTCTTCCCATACACGCTCGAGGTCTTGTTGGCCGAAGTCCGCAAGCAACCTGAGCATGTCGGATTGATCAGCGGGAACATCAACTCGATCTCGATTAATCCGAGCGGCGGCTTTTTTTTAATATCGTAA
- the galE gene encoding UDP-glucose 4-epimerase GalE — protein sequence MSILLTGGAGFIGSHTCVELLHAGYDVIVVDNLSNSNPESLNRVMEITGKQLRFYNVDLLDRNGLGSVFAEHAIEAVIHFAGYKSVEESMRNPLGYYHNNITGTLILTDIMQKHKVKKLVFSSSATVYGYPVHVPIKEDESLKATNPYGRTKQMIEDILRDLTVADPSWSISLLRYFNPVGAHPSGRIGEDPKGVPNNIMPFLTQVAVGKLQTLRVFGSDYPTADGTGVRDYIHVVDLARGHLKALERSLQTEGIAAFNLGTGIGYSVLDLVHTFEKMADCNVPYQLVDRRPGDVAVSYADPRKAEQELGWKAEKDLEAMCLDAWRWQSHNPRGYAR from the coding sequence ATGTCGATCCTTCTGACCGGGGGAGCAGGCTTTATCGGGAGTCACACTTGCGTGGAGCTTCTGCATGCAGGCTACGATGTCATTGTGGTTGACAACTTATCCAACAGCAATCCGGAGTCTCTAAACCGCGTAATGGAAATTACGGGAAAACAGTTGCGGTTTTACAATGTCGATCTGCTGGACCGTAACGGGCTAGGCAGCGTGTTCGCAGAGCATGCGATTGAAGCCGTGATCCATTTTGCCGGTTATAAGTCCGTGGAAGAATCAATGAGGAATCCTCTGGGCTATTACCATAACAATATTACCGGCACGCTGATTCTTACGGATATCATGCAGAAGCACAAGGTGAAGAAATTAGTGTTCAGTTCTTCGGCGACCGTGTACGGGTATCCGGTTCATGTACCGATCAAAGAGGATGAATCTCTCAAGGCTACCAACCCTTACGGCCGTACCAAGCAGATGATTGAAGACATATTAAGGGATCTTACGGTTGCCGACCCGTCGTGGAGCATCTCCTTGCTTCGTTACTTTAATCCGGTAGGAGCTCATCCGAGCGGGCGCATCGGAGAGGATCCCAAAGGTGTACCTAATAATATCATGCCGTTTCTTACCCAGGTTGCGGTGGGCAAGCTTCAAACGCTGCGCGTGTTCGGCAGCGATTATCCGACGGCGGATGGTACGGGGGTCAGGGATTATATCCATGTGGTTGATCTTGCCCGGGGCCATTTGAAAGCGTTGGAACGTTCGCTCCAAACGGAAGGAATAGCAGCGTTTAATCTGGGAACTGGAATAGGGTATAGCGTGCTTGATCTCGTGCATACATTTGAGAAGATGGCCGATTGTAACGTGCCCTATCAGCTGGTGGACCGTCGGCCTGGAGACGTTGCCGTCAGTTACGCAGATCCGCGGAAGGCCGAGCAAGAACTCGGCTGGAAGGCCGAGAAGGATTTGGAGGCGATGTGTCTAGACGCTTGGCGCTGGCAATCACACAATCCTAGAGGATATGCAAGGTGA